One genomic region from Colletotrichum lupini chromosome 7, complete sequence encodes:
- a CDS encoding glyoxalase/Bleomycin resistance protein/Dioxygenase, which yields MAIKASTGVCKPSELAHLVLRTANPEKLVSFYQTFLDAKITASSPLITFLTWDHEHHRLAILNDPTAVPRQDNTVGMDHFALTFDSLGDLLQSYKARRDLGIEPIWCVNHGMSTSMYYRDPDGGKIETQVDVFETKEDAVAYMTSAEFGENPRGPRFDPEEMVKRFEAGEDEKSLMKRTAFAKEEVKL from the coding sequence ATGGCGATCAAAGCCTCCACCGGAGTCTGCAAACCCTCCGAACTAGCCCACCTCGTCCTCCGCACAGCCAACCCCGAAAAGCTAGTCTCCTTCTACCAAACCTTCCTCGATGCAAAAATCACCGCCTCAAGCCCCCTCATCACCTTCCTCACATGGGACCACGAGCACCACCGCCTCGCCATCCTCAACGACCCCACCGCCGTCCCGCGACAGGACAACACCGTCGGCATGGACCACTTCGCCCTGACCTTTGACTCTCTCGGCGACCTGCTGCAGTCTTACAAGGCTCGCAGAGATCTGGGTATTGAACCTATTTGGTGCGTCAACCACGGCATGTCGACTAGTATGTACTACCGCGATCCGGATGGCGGCAAGATTGAGACGCAAGTAGATGTCTTCGAGACGAAGGAGGATGCTGTTGCGTATATGACGAGCGCGGAGTTTGGGGAGAATCCCAGGGGGCCGAGGTTCGACCCTGAGGAGATGGTCAAGAGGTTTGAGGCTGGTGAGGATGAGAAGAGCTTGATGAAGAGGACGGCTTTTGCAAAGGAGGAGGTGAAGTTATGA
- a CDS encoding PAP2 superfamily protein has protein sequence MARFNPFARRRQDTTTLPTHRKSSQETRVNDHWHGKDYSMAHRPPFMLWLKVTWLDILTMIIMGVIALVVFRAHPPAHRTFPVTFDNGEVVYPQFAYPHIPQYIPSHAATALGIGVPILSILLCQIRVRSFWDINNGIMGLLYSVIGSTVFQVMIKWLIGGLRPNFLEVCQPDISKASQPGGNATGLDGTGYGGIMWTSDICTREMDGTLSNTMESFPSGHTTAMFSGMVFLYLYLNAKFKVFSNHHTPMWKLVLVYAPILLATLVGGSLTVDQSHNWYDVLAGAIIGTVFAFSSYRMAYAAVWDWRINHIPLHRKMPLDFNLEAIGENGAVVTRKAGWGKRREEKKTGLDRMVSRTRYTSDSRDTRGVGVPRKAVASHYSRGDRRPSGEDTV, from the exons ATGGCTCGCTTCAACCCTTTCGCACGTCGTCGGCAAGACACCACGACCCTTCCGACACATCGCAAAAGTAGCCAGGAGACAAGAGTCAATGATCACTGGCATGGAAAAGACTACAGCATGGCTCACCGGCCGCCCTTCATGCTCTGGCTCAAGGTGACATGGCTAGACATCCTCACCATGATCATCATGGGAGTCATCGCCCTAGTG GTCTTCAGAGCGCACCCGCCAGCACACCGAACGTTCCCCGTCACATTTGACAACGGCGAGGTCGTCTACCCCCAATTCGCATACCCGCACATCCCGCAGTACATCCCCAGTCACGCCGCCACCGCCCTCGGCATCGGCGTGCCCATCCTCTCCATTCTCCTCTGCCAGATAAGGGTGCGCTCCTTCTGGGACATCAACAACGGCATCATGGGCCTGCTCTACTCCGTCATCGGCTCCACTGTCTTCCAGGTCATGATCAAGTGGCTTATCGGCGGCCTGCGTCCTAACTTCCTCGAAGTCTGCCAACCCGACATTAGCAAGGCCTCCCAACCGGGAGGTAACGCAACAGGCCTGGACGGGACGGGCTATGGAGGCATCATGTGGACGTCGGATATCTGCACCAGGGAGATGGACGGCACGCTCTCCAACACGATGGAATCTTTTCCCTCGGGGCATACGACTGCAATGTTCTCGGGCATGGTGTTTCTGTATCTCTACCTCAACGCCAAGTTCAAGGTCTTTTCGAACCATCACACGCCCATGTGGAAGCTTGTCCTCGTATACGCTCCGATCCTCCTCGCTACCCTGGTCGGCGGCTCCCTAACGGTCGACCAGTCCCATAACTGGTACGACGTTCTGGCGGGCGCCATCATCGGGACTGTCTTTGCCTTTTCGTCGTACAGGATGGCCTACGCCGCCGTCTGGGATTGGCGTATCAATCATATTCCCCTCCACCGCAAGATGCCTTTGGACTTCAACCTCGAGGCTATCGGAGAGAATGGCGCGGTGGTCACACGCAAGGCCGGGTGGGGTAAGAGACGCGAGGAAAAGAAAACTGGTCTTGACAGAATGGTTAGCAGGACAAGGTATACCAGCGACAGTAGGGATACGCGAGGTGTTGGTGTGCCCCGTAAGGCGGTAGCATCTCACTACTCGAGAGGCGACCGGCGTCCTTCTGGCGAGGACACGGTCTAG